One region of Eupeodes corollae chromosome 1, idEupCoro1.1, whole genome shotgun sequence genomic DNA includes:
- the LOC129939253 gene encoding G protein-activated inward rectifier potassium channel 3 isoform X2, translating into MLGTSSTPFQVGNIYYEPLKGPNMPNVRRSRNFRPGSMRKIRRRAVLKNGECNVLQKNLAKRRIRFLQDIFTTLVDSQWRWTLLAFALSFMLSWGMFAVIWWLIMFTHGDFEELHLPDNQEESGWQPCVSAIYSFTSCFLFSIETQHTIGYGGRSTNEECPEAVFMMCFQSMYGVMSQAFMAGIVFAKMTRPRQRTQTLLFSKNAVICQRDGTLALMFRVGDMRKSHIIGANVRAQLIRTKTTKEGEVMSQHFTELEIGTDECGSDIFFIWPMVITHRINESSPLYNMSATDLIQEKFEIVVILEGTVESTGQTTQARSSYVNTEILWGHRFDPVVVYNKDRQAYEIDYQRFNETTQVDTPLCSSRELGEYYKIQDGLRTPESWKEFMKEYPLIISKPRSAEIKRKSFIWKTNEKSQYRCDMYLNGIRPKF; encoded by the exons gaGTCGCAATTTCCGTCCGGGAAGTATGCGAAAAATTCGACGTAGAGCAGTTCTCAAAAATGGTGAATGtaatgttttgcaaaaaaatctaGCCAAACGACGAATTCGCTTCCTGCAAGATATTTTTACCACTCTTGTTGACAGTCAATGGAGGTGGACGTTGTTGGCGTTTGCATTGAGTTTCATGTTATCGTGGGGTATGTTTGCTGTCATTTGGTGGCTGATCATGTTTACACATGGAGATTTCGAAGAACTTCATTTGCCAGACAATCAAG agGAAAGCGGTTGGCAGCCTTGCGTCTCGGCCATTTATTCCTTCACATCGTGCTTTTTATTCTCAATTGAAACCCAACACACAATCGGTTATGGTGGACGATCGACGAATGAAGAATGCCCCGAAGCTGTATTTATGATGTGCTTCCAGTCCATGTATGGAGTTATGAGTCAGGCGTTTATGGCCGGCATAGTTTTCGCCAAGATGACTCGACCTCGGCAGAGGACTCAGACTCTGCTATTTTCAAAGAACGCTGTGATCTGCCAACGAGATGGAACACTTGCTTTAATGTTCCGAGTAGGTGATATGCGAAAGAGTCACATTATCGGTGCCAATGTAAGGGCTCAATTAATTCGCACGAAAACAACAAAGGAGGGAGAGGTGATGAGTCAGCATTTCACCGAACTTGAAATTGGCACCGATGAGTGTGGATctgatattttcttcatttggCCTATGGTCATAACGCACAGAATTAATGAGAGTTCGCCGCTATACAACATGTCTGCCACTGACTTGATTCAGGAGAAATTCGAAATCGTTGTGATCCTCGAGGGCACGGTGGAATCGACTGGTCAGACGACACAGGCTCGATCGAGTTACGTGAACACGGAGATCCTTTGGGGACATCGCTTTGATCCGGTTGTTGTATACAACAAAGATCGACAGGCATACGAGATTGACTACCAGCGTTTCAATGAGACCACACAGGTGGACACTCCGTTGTGTAGCTCTCGAGAGCTAGGGGAATACTACAAAATTCAAGATGGCCTTAGGACTCCTG AAAGCTGGAAGGAATTTATGAAAGAATATccattaataatttcaaaacctcGTTCAGCCGAAATTAAGAGGAAATCatttatttggaaaacaaatgaaaagagTCAATATCGATGTGATATGTATTTGAATGGAATAAGAccgaaattttaa